One genomic region from Drosophila subpulchrella strain 33 F10 #4 breed RU33 chromosome 2R, RU_Dsub_v1.1 Primary Assembly, whole genome shotgun sequence encodes:
- the LOC119552107 gene encoding uncharacterized protein LOC119552107, with product MESVAVLENGGAVPAKDSGLFTSHCVHLEAGPSQFTVRALKMQGSTLLIVNPKESEVFEELAVAMPSRNPASSEAISSTILGGHGQTDSSVLAAKLSKRYSRQFYVSLNLKLDRLVGPLFEKSLVTYMHDHLEHFA from the coding sequence ATGGAGTCTGTAGCTGTCTTGGAAAACGGAGGAGCTGTGCCGGCGAAGGACTCCGGTCTTTTCACCTCACATTGCGTCCACTTGGAGGCGGGACCCTCGCAATTCACCGTGCGCGCCTTGAAGATGCAGGGCAGCACCCTGCTCATTGTGAATCCCAAGGAGTCTGAGGTCTTCGAGGAGCTAGCAGTGGCCATGCCCTCGCGTAATCCCGCCAGCAGCGAGGCCATCTCCTCCACCATCCTGGGCGGACATGGGCAGACCGATTCCTCGGTGCTGGCCGCCAAACTGAGCAAACGATACAGCCGGCAGTTCTATGTGAGCCTCAATCTCAAGCTGGACCGACTGGTGGGCCCTCTGTTCGAGAAGTCGCTAGTCACCTACATGCACGACCATCTGGAGCACTTCGCCTGA
- the LOC119552106 gene encoding eukaryotic translation initiation factor 4 gamma 2 has translation PDPDPQKTGKPTKTPRGAHSVPPTHEPISPPSRSRKASTIPLSTYDAAPLLHSYDDSPQRWSGVTNGHQAGVIIDQFRGGKAITIEGGTSTGDTTSIGGGSDLRLVITANPSEIERNYEQPTNRGGGGGGGVIGVSCGGQTPPTPTVGKTLLNTSPNLLPITTATDTFNNLKNLVKIDKGSSPSSGSNTQGGGSYRKGGSNGSGFKGAGGNGGSPAISGNSEGGRNGSRSSGGPTGHFSTGYSKNSAKIRQHDSEVSPRPRRSYQGDSSSSRYYSKNSDILGQGLTGSSDSYNGGGSSGRYQQQDQQGGAHRGSRNNYHSNSDGSYNRSINSNSQGGGGGSGAVGSGSGGSNYRSARNYENGNGSNGPQPRYGSGNGNGNSSNSSSGYNGSSASSTNNSKSSYGASRGGNDGGVSGGYSSNYRDSYEDSPSHQRYNNTNSLERNGGGGSGAGASGGPRSYGRSEADRYGSAPASRTPTLRNGNASAQNSGSTSNSSNISLNSGSAAAAGGAAPHSQQQQQQDRQERSQAGKAITPPPITGRWIPPSLRPQHGLTQSEKNDAVFRRVRGILNKLTPEKFQELSDELLKLDLNSIVILNGVILLIFDKALDEPKYSSMYAQLCKRLSEEAPSFDKEPNNSCTFLRLLIAVCRDKFNNRLKRDENDNRPPPENEADEEERRHLAKQRMLGNVKFIGELNKLDMLSKTVLHQCIMELLDKKKKRTAGAQEMCEDMECLAQLLKTCGKNLDSEQGKELMNQYFETLERRSKSSEYPPRIRFMLKDVIELRQNHWVPRKLGTTEGPVPIKQIRSDDDSIIRTPFPNRNRDMRNNDRDSDSWMNRFHLNIQPGGYNDMFSGLSVTGASPIVSPFATSNRDRDRDNRQYNNRGDRNRDRDQGGSGGANYGNRYNKHNQNGGGSGGGGSSNNRDRDDSRRNNDRDRDRNDGQYGGNQLLGSKELAPRFKRNLITTNQDAVENLQMRPAANSLLFRAASQNQKFPATLPMSTPPNNSGNNNQGSSQGKDQGQLSNSHYPMLGTPTSHLLNPARPSSTPSAEYAESRNLLGAQHERGLKATTSSPNFGSGAEKLGEQIEGQAARKGSHDGKDQAKNGGSGERPSTPVGGNGSAKQQKKDKGPNKEELSKKAGQYFKDNFYYEEEDADDEVKDDIEVKAAETETPAAEDSEAKEDGATPVPTPDRFTALVDGFLELKLPEKSLKDVCLNLLMDVLDRVNDVYLERVVRLLQTLRKQSNIKSNIVVEVFKQLVNKMNEREALNPRIASLVASVLAKTVCEPALLKLSDIANFTDNGQHYPLFLLVLQQLVKVIGKDALEEKFRASKVDLINSLPESDRNKERLAEILEDRQLSFLYPLLKVQAEMLKQLQSDPNPNNFYKWVKANVDNKYYKDPGFIQALMTVVVKYVTKETTLAANIDPKEHPEKSVTQKEQQLLENYSQMLQTFLGQNELQLMALYALQTFCYNENFPKGMLCRWFKYLYESEIIEEEAFVLWKEEISDKYPGKGSALFQVNAWLTWLQEAESEDDED, from the exons CCAGATCCAGATCCCCAGAAGACGGGGAAACCAACCAAGACGCCAAGAGGAGCCCACTCCGTGCCACCCACGCACGAACCCATTTCGCCCCCGAGTCGATCCAGAAAAGCATCCACCATTCCTCTATCAACGTACGACGCCGCTCCCCTTTTGCACTCTTACGACGACAGTCCGCAGCGTTGGTCCGGAGTCACCAACGGGCACCAGGCAGGCGTCATCATAGATCAGTTCCGGGGCGGTAAAGCGATCACCATTGAGGGAGGCACCAGCACCGGTGATACGACGAGCATCGGCGGCGGCAGCGATTTACGACTGGTAATAACGGCCAATCCCAGCGAGATCGAGCGCAATTACGAGCAGCCAACCAATCGCGGTGGTGGCGGAGGCGGCGGCGTTATCGGCGTCAGCTGCGGTGGCCAAACCCCACCGACACCCACGGTCGGCAAAACCCTGCTCAACACCAGTCCCAATCTCCTGCCGATCACCACAGCGACCGATACGTTCAACAACCTCAAGAACCTTGTGAAGATCGACAAGGGCTCCTCGCCATCTTCGGGATCGAATACGCAGGGAGGCGGCAGTTATCGCAAGGGCGGCTCCAACGGCTCAGGCTTCAAAGGCGCCGGCGGTAACGGAGGATCTCCGGCCATTAGCGGCAACAGCGAGGGCGGCAGGAACGGCAGCCGATCATCTGGTGGACCGACCGGACACTTTTCAACTGGCTATAGCAAGAATTCCGCCAAAATTCGCCAACACGATAGTGAGGTGAGCCCAAGACCTCGACGATCTTACCAGGGTGACTCGTCGTCGTCGCGTTACTATTCGAAAAATAGTGACATTTTGGGTCAAGGCTTAACCGGCAGCTCCGACAGCTACAACGGCGGCGGCTCCTCCGGCAGATACCAGCAGCAGGACCAGCAAGGCGGAGCGCATCGTGGTAGTCGCAACAACTATCACTCCAACTCCGATGGCAGCTACAATCGATCAATAAACTCAAACTCCCagggaggaggaggaggatctGGGGCAGTCGGCTCTGGTAGCGGTGGCAGCAATTACCGCTCCGCCCGCAACTACGAGAACGGCAATGGGAGCAACGGCCCACAGCCACGTTACGGCAGCGGCAACGGGAacggcaacagcagcaactccTCATCCGGCTACAACGGATCTTCAGCGAGCTCAACTAACAACAGCAAGTCGTCGTACGGGGCTTCGCGCGGTGGCAACGATGGAGGCGTGAGTGGCGGTTACAGCAGCAACTACCGCGACAGCTACGAGGACTCACCGTCGCACCAGCGCTACAACAACACCAACAGCCTAGAGCGGAACGGAGGAGGCGGATCGGGGGCAGGAGCGAGCGGAGGACCCCGCAGCTACGGCAGGTCGGAGGCGGATCGTTACGGAAGCGCACCGGCCAGtcgcacgcccactctacgcAACGGCAATGCATCTGCCCAAAACTCTGGCTCTACTTCCAACTCTTCGAACATTTCTCTGAACTCCGGatcagcggcagcagcaggaggagcAGCTCCGCATtcccaacagcagcagcagcaggaccGGCAGGAGCGATCCCAGGCTGGCAAGGCAATCACTCCGCCACCGATCACCGGACGCTGGATACCACCCTCGCTGCGTCCGCAGCATGGACTTACCCAAAGCGAAAAGAACGACGCTGTCTTCCGACGCGTGAGGGGTATTTTGAACAAGCTAACGCCCGAGAAATTCCAGGAGCTGAGCGATGAACTGCTGAAGCTGGACCTCAACTCAATTGTTATTCTGAACGGCGTGATATTGCTGATTTTCGACAAGGCCTTGGACGAGCCGAAGTACTCGTCTATGTACGCGCAGCTCTGCAAGCGACTGTCCGAGGAAGCCCCGTCATTCGATAAGGAACCGAACAACTCTTGCACCTTCCTGCGCCTCCTGATCGCCGTCTGTCGCGACAAGTTCAACAACCGATTGAAGCGCGACGAGAACGACAACCGACCACCGCCCGAAAATGAGGCCGACGAGGAGGAGCGCCGCCATCTGGCCAAACAGCGCATGCTCGGCAACGTCAAGTTCATCGGAGAGCTCAACAAGCTCGACATGCTGTCGAAGACCGTGCTGCATCAGTGCATCATGGAGCTATTGgacaagaagaagaagcgtacGGCCGGTGCGCAGGAAATGTGCGAGGACATGGAATGCCTGGCTCAGCTGCTCAAGACTTGCGGCAAGAATCTGGATTCAGAACAGGGCAAAGAGCTGATGAACCAGTACTTCGAGACGCTTGAACGTCGGTCAAAGTCATCTGAATATCCACCGCGGATACGCTTCATGCTAAAGGACGTCATCGAGCTGCGCCAGAACCATTGGGTGCCACGCAAGTTGGGCACCACCGAAGGCCCCGTCCCCATAAAGCAAATACGCTCGGACGACGACTCGATTATTCGCACCCCGTTCCCCAACCGCAACCGGGATATGCGCAACAACGATCGCGACTCGGATAGCTGGATGAATCGGTTCCATCTGAATATCCAGCCTGGCGGCTATAATGACATGTTTAGCGGACTGAGTGTCACGGGAGCTTCTCCGATTGTCTCGCC GTTTGCTACTAGCAATCGTGACCGAGATCGCGACAACCGCCAGTACAACAATCGTGGCGATCGCAACCGGGATCGCGACCAAGGAGGTAGCGGCGGAGCCAACTACGGCAATCGCTACAACAAGCACAACCAGAACGGAGGCGGCAGTGGCGGAGGAGGTTCCTCCAACAACCGAGATAGAGATGATTCGCGTAGGAACAACGATCGCGACAGGGACCGCAATGACGGACAGTATGGGGGTAATCAGCTGCTGGGTAGCAAGGAGTTGGCACCGAGGTTCAAACGCAACTTGATCACCACGAACCAGGATGCGGTGGAGAACTTGCAAATGCGCCCGGCAGCCAACTCCTTGCTTTTCCGAGCGGCCTCCCAGAACCAGAAGTTCCCGGCCACGTTGCCCATGTCCACACCGCCCAACAacagcggcaacaacaaccaagGCAGCTCGCAGGGCAAGGATCAGGGTCAACTGTCGAACTCTCACTACCCAATGCTGGGCACGCCCACCTCCCATTTGTTGAACCCAGCGCGTCCCTCGTCGACACCATCAGCGGAATACGCCGAAAGCCGGAATCTGCTGGGAGCGCAGCACGAGAGAGGCCTGAAGGCCACCACTTCATCGCCAAACTTTGGATCGGGAGCGGAAAAGCTGGGCGAGCAGATCGAGGGCCAGGCGGCCAGGAAGGGCTCGCACGACGGCAAGGATCAGGCCAAGAACGGTGGTTCCGGGGAGAGACCAAGCACCCCGGTCGGCGGTAATGGCTCGGCCAAGCAGCAGAAGAAGGACAAGGGCCCCAACAAGGAGGAACTGTCCAAGAAGGCCGGCCAGTACTTCAAGGATAACTTCTACTATGAAGAGGAGGATGCAGATGATGAGGTTAAGGATGATATTGAGGTCAAGGCAGCAGAAACAGAGACTCCTGCAGCAGAAGATTCGGAGGCAAAAGAAGATGGCGCTACACCTGTGCCCACTCCAGATCGCTTTACCGCTCTTGTGGATGGATTCCTCGAGCTGAAGTTGCCAGAGAAGTCGCTTAAGGATGTGTGCCTCAATCTGCTGATGGATGTTTTGGATCGTGTAAACGATGTTTATCTGGAACGTGTCGTAAGACTCTTGCAGACATTGCGCAAGCAGTCCAATATCAAGTCGAACATTGTTGTCGAGGTTTTCAAGCAGCTGGTCAACAAGATGAATGAGCGGGAGGCGCTCAATCCCCGGATCGCGTCCCTCGTTGCAAGTGTCCTGGCCAAGACCGTATGCGAACCCGCTCTGCTGAAGCTGAGCGACATCGCCAACTTCACAGACAACGGACAACACTATCCGCTTTTCTTGCTCGTGCTGCAGCAGCTGGTCAAAGTCATCGGCAAGGATGCGCTGGAGGAGAAGTTCCGGGCGAGCAAGGTGGATCTGATAAACAGTCTGCCGGAATCGGATCGCAACAAGGAGCGACTGGCCGAGATACTCGAGGACCGCCAGCTATCTTTCCTCTATCCTTTGCTGAAGGTGCAGGCCGAGATGCTGAAGCAGTTGCAGAGTGACCCTAACCCCAACAACTTCTACAAGTGGGTCAAGGCCAACGTGGACAACAAGTACTACAAGGACCCCGGCTTCATCCAAGCCCTCATGACCGTGGTGGTCAAATACGTGACGAAGGAGACGACGCTGGCAGCCAACATTGACCCCAAGGAGCACCCGGAGAAGTCAGTGACGCAGAAGGAGCAGCAGCTGCTAGAGAACTACAGCCAGATGCTGCAGACCTTCCTGGGACAGAACGAGCTGCAGTTGATGGCCCTCTACGCCCTGCAAACGTTCTGCTACAATGAGAATTTCCCCAAGG GTATGCTGTGCCGTTGGTTCAAATATCTTTACGAATCTGAAATTATCGAGGAGGAGGCATTCGTCTTGTGGAAGGAGGAAATTTCCGACAAATATCCAGGCAAGGGATCTGCTTTGTTCCAAGTGAACGCCTGGTTGACTTGGCTGCAGGAGGCCGAATCTGAGGACGATGAGGATTAG